In a genomic window of Babylonia areolata isolate BAREFJ2019XMU chromosome 3, ASM4173473v1, whole genome shotgun sequence:
- the LOC143280463 gene encoding uncharacterized protein LOC143280463, translated as MQLNGGTGLGTGLVGTEGRTHEMTSGVIPLRDASLPGHVKLPRRYEKAAMGSKGIPVRVRKISLQPGGRALGDSLSARLDDLLAAVLWVRQELIMLRQHDILLKRQFFDIQHSILSLRQKPKPPPSSPSPSSSSTTATLTPPSSTTTLPPPDHHPPPTAPCPTILLNGSPVEDDDDGDDDEKASTARRTARTSTMCNGGEVISSSRNLLHVLNVSSDRERDFLSGPFVVRPSSSVTLLRGNSEDEEEGELGGGGGVYGMMRVGVVRGQGWEEGEEDGGYGEEERDVFCEDPSSSFLFFRPRTSSMRTSRDMAALARRRGSKELI; from the exons ATGCAGTTGAACGGCGGGACGGGGCTAGGGACGGGGCTGGTGGGGACGGAGGGTCGAACGCACGAGATGACTTCCGGGGTGATCCCGCTACGTGACGCCAGCCTGCCCGGACACGTGAAGCTGCCGCGGCGCTACGAGAAGGCCGCCATGGGAAGCAAGGGCATCCCGGTGCGCGTGCGCAAGATCAGCCTGCAGCCCGGGGGGCGGGCCCTGGGGGACTCGCTGTCGGCCCGGCTGGACGACCTGCTGGCCGCCGTGCTGTGGGTCAGACAGGAactg ATCATGCTCCGGCAGCACGACATCCTCCTCAAGCGGCAGTTCTTCGACATCCAGCACTCCATCCTGTCCCTGCGGCAGAAACCcaaaccccctccttcctcaccctcaccctcctcctcctccaccacggcAACACTGACACCCCCTTCATCCACCACCACGCTTCCACCACCGGatcaccatcctccccccacagCCCCTTGCCCCACCATCCTCCTCAACGGCAGTCCTgttgaagacgacgacgacggcgacgacgatgagAAGGCGTCGACGGCGAGGAGGACTGCAAGGACTTCAACGATGTGCAACGGTGGAGAGGTGATTAGCAGCAGCAGAAACCTGCTGCACGTGCTGAACGTGTCCAGCGACAGGGAGCGGGATTTCCTTTCAGGACCCTTCGTGGTTCGTCCTTCCTCCAGCGTGACACTGCTGAGGGGGAACagcgaggacgaggaggagggcgagctgggtggtggtggtggtgtgtacgggatgatgagggtgggggtggtgagggggcagggctgggaggagggggaggaggacgggggttacggggaggaggagagggacgtGTTCTGCGaggacccctcctcctccttcctcttcttccggcCCCGCACCTCCTCCATGAGGACCTCCCGGGACATGGCGGCCCTGGCCAGACGGCGGGGCAGCAAGGAGCTCATCTGA